A window of the Anaerolineae bacterium genome harbors these coding sequences:
- a CDS encoding C_GCAxxG_C_C family protein gives MGEHWWGELDERFLRSATAFCGGIGGTREELCGAFSAGVMLVSARYGRLTPHEDELPAYARTRAFRLRFLLRWKTLRCAPLREQVYGPGGPGSCVAVGEETVRILLNLLEGA, from the coding sequence GTGGGCGAGCACTGGTGGGGGGAGCTGGATGAGCGCTTCCTGCGCTCGGCGACCGCTTTCTGCGGCGGGATCGGCGGCACGCGGGAGGAACTGTGCGGTGCGTTTTCCGCCGGCGTGATGCTGGTGAGCGCCCGCTACGGCCGGCTCACCCCGCACGAGGACGAACTGCCGGCCTATGCCCGTACGCGCGCCTTTCGCCTGCGCTTCCTTCTGCGCTGGAAGACCCTGCGCTGTGCGCCCTTGCGCGAGCAGGTGTACGGCCCCGGCGGCCCAGGCTCCTGCGTGGCCGTGGGAGAGGAGACCGTCCGCATCCTCCTGAACCTGTTGGAGGGCGCATGA
- a CDS encoding cellulase family glycosylhydrolase, protein MPAFQKNISRHSLLVWVIVLIMLAISVGGLAGCGNRSTPVAAPEPTATTAPLPSPTPIPIPSPTETPKVVLPIVTNQEQGTPEATASAPANTPAASPSAPATPTPSAPGKKSSTGVRWLNSPVYGMHVFLWWRPEVADRDLQLVRDAGFQWVKQTFAWRDIEGAGKGQFDWSYTDRIVQQVEQYGLKLLARVDSQPTWAGGGYPENGPPDNLQDFADFLTALATRYKGRIHAYQIWNEPNLNVPGRSEWGGRPPNPAEYTEMLKVAYRAIKAVDPNAIVISAGLAPTTRWDDVAMPDLEFIRGMYAAGAKPYFDMLGAHGAGYKAPPEMDPAEVARNPVYNNNDPSPEYLKRIYCFRHVEDIRQVMVENGDADKQIALLEFGWTIDPRPESPYHWHAVTPFEQGEYLVRAYQYAKANWSPWIGIMSLIYLQNVDWTPEKEEYWWSIIEPAYPELKLRPAYVMLKEMPK, encoded by the coding sequence ATGCCAGCATTCCAGAAGAACATATCCCGGCACAGTCTGCTGGTCTGGGTGATCGTCCTCATCATGCTTGCCATTTCTGTGGGAGGGTTGGCCGGCTGTGGGAACCGGAGCACTCCTGTCGCCGCACCAGAGCCGACGGCAACTACCGCGCCCCTGCCTTCGCCCACGCCAATCCCCATCCCTTCGCCAACCGAGACGCCGAAGGTGGTTCTGCCGATCGTGACCAATCAGGAGCAGGGCACACCGGAAGCCACCGCTTCTGCGCCGGCCAACACGCCGGCCGCTTCGCCCTCTGCGCCGGCGACCCCGACCCCTTCGGCGCCCGGCAAAAAGTCGTCCACCGGCGTGCGCTGGCTGAATTCCCCCGTGTACGGCATGCATGTCTTCCTGTGGTGGCGGCCGGAGGTGGCGGACCGCGATCTGCAGTTGGTGCGCGACGCCGGCTTCCAGTGGGTGAAGCAGACCTTCGCCTGGCGGGACATCGAGGGGGCCGGCAAGGGACAGTTCGACTGGTCGTATACCGACCGTATCGTCCAGCAGGTGGAGCAGTACGGCCTGAAACTGCTGGCGCGGGTGGATTCCCAGCCGACATGGGCCGGCGGCGGATATCCGGAGAACGGCCCGCCGGACAACCTGCAGGATTTCGCCGATTTCCTGACGGCGCTGGCGACGCGCTATAAGGGGCGCATCCATGCCTATCAGATTTGGAACGAGCCCAACCTGAACGTGCCCGGGCGGAGCGAATGGGGTGGCCGGCCGCCCAACCCGGCCGAATATACCGAGATGCTCAAGGTGGCCTACCGCGCCATCAAGGCGGTGGACCCGAACGCGATCGTGATCTCCGCCGGCCTGGCCCCCACCACGCGCTGGGACGATGTGGCCATGCCCGACCTGGAGTTCATCCGCGGCATGTACGCCGCCGGCGCCAAGCCGTACTTTGACATGCTGGGCGCGCACGGCGCCGGCTATAAGGCGCCGCCGGAAATGGACCCGGCGGAAGTGGCGCGCAACCCGGTCTACAACAATAACGACCCCAGCCCGGAATACCTGAAGCGCATCTACTGCTTCCGCCATGTGGAGGATATCCGGCAGGTGATGGTGGAGAACGGGGACGCCGACAAGCAGATCGCCCTGCTGGAATTCGGCTGGACCATTGACCCGCGCCCCGAATCTCCCTATCACTGGCACGCGGTCACCCCCTTCGAACAGGGGGAGTATCTGGTGCGGGCGTATCAGTACGCCAAGGCGAACTGGTCTCCCTGGATCGGCATCATGAGCCTGATTTACCTGCAGAACGTGGACTGGACGCCGGAGAAAGAGGAGTATTGGTGGTCCATCATTGAGCCGGCATATCCCGAGCTGAAACTGCGGCCGGCCTACGTCATGCTGAAGGAGATGCCCAAATAG
- a CDS encoding C69 family dipeptidase, producing MCDTLVALGNSTADGSVLFAKNSDREANEAQGLVYFPPALHRSDETVKCTFIEIPQVRETLGVILSKPFWMFGCEMGANEAGVVMGNEAVFTKLPYETSGLTGMDLMRLALERADTAHKALYTIIELMGKYGQCALGGYRHTIKYHNAFIIADAKEAYVLETAGPHWVVEKVRDVRSISNGLSIGSEWDDASPGLVEYAVQRGWCRSKAEFHFARCYREPIYTFFSASYQRHACTSTFLQEHKGRLTPRDLARLLRDHGPHGQSPDWRPEQGLLMQVCAHASWGPIRGGGAQTAGSMIAQLRPDRATFWFTGTAAPCTGIFKPVSFAAGERLPAVFGPEPGATYDERVRWWRHEVLHRAVLLDYSTRVALYRDERDALEEEFFAGGDGPDFVEECFARADAAEQEWTRRVRATPVRRRPGLLYRRYWEAQNRAAQMPALT from the coding sequence ATGTGTGACACGCTGGTGGCCCTGGGGAACAGCACGGCGGACGGCAGTGTGCTGTTCGCCAAAAATTCGGACCGGGAGGCCAATGAGGCCCAGGGGCTGGTGTACTTCCCGCCGGCCCTGCACCGCTCCGACGAGACGGTGAAGTGCACCTTCATCGAGATCCCCCAGGTGCGTGAGACCCTGGGGGTCATCCTTTCCAAGCCCTTCTGGATGTTCGGGTGCGAGATGGGGGCCAACGAGGCCGGCGTCGTCATGGGCAACGAGGCGGTCTTCACCAAACTGCCGTATGAGACGAGCGGGCTGACCGGCATGGACCTGATGCGCCTGGCTCTGGAGCGCGCCGATACCGCTCATAAGGCGCTCTACACCATCATCGAGCTGATGGGCAAGTACGGCCAGTGTGCGCTGGGCGGCTACCGGCACACCATCAAGTATCACAACGCCTTCATCATCGCCGACGCCAAAGAGGCCTATGTGCTGGAGACCGCCGGCCCGCACTGGGTCGTGGAAAAGGTGCGCGATGTGCGGAGCATCTCCAATGGGCTGTCCATCGGGAGCGAGTGGGACGATGCCTCGCCCGGGCTGGTGGAATACGCGGTCCAGCGGGGGTGGTGCCGCTCAAAGGCGGAGTTTCACTTCGCGCGCTGTTACCGCGAGCCGATATATACCTTTTTCAGCGCAAGCTATCAGCGTCATGCCTGCACCAGCACTTTCCTGCAGGAGCACAAGGGCCGGCTGACCCCGCGGGATCTGGCGCGCCTTCTGCGCGACCACGGCCCGCACGGCCAATCCCCTGACTGGAGGCCGGAGCAGGGGCTGTTGATGCAGGTATGCGCCCATGCCTCCTGGGGGCCTATTCGCGGGGGCGGTGCCCAGACCGCCGGCTCCATGATCGCGCAGCTCCGGCCGGACAGGGCCACCTTCTGGTTCACGGGCACCGCGGCGCCCTGCACGGGGATCTTCAAACCGGTCAGCTTTGCCGCCGGCGAGCGCCTGCCGGCCGTCTTTGGCCCGGAGCCTGGGGCGACATATGACGAACGGGTGCGCTGGTGGCGGCATGAGGTACTGCACCGCGCCGTGCTACTGGATTACTCGACGCGCGTGGCCCTCTATCGCGACGAGCGCGATGCGCTGGAGGAGGAGTTTTTCGCCGGCGGAGACGGTCCCGATTTCGTGGAGGAGTGTTTTGCCCGGGCGGATGCCGCCGAACAGGAATGGACGCGGCGCGTGCGCGCAACGCCGGTGCGCCGCCGGCCTGGACTGCTGTACCGCCGCTATTGGGAGGCGCAGAACCGCGCCGCCCAGATGCCGGCGCTGACGTGA